In Hahella sp. KA22, one genomic interval encodes:
- a CDS encoding IS5 family transposase (programmed frameshift), which yields MRTKKHPSDISREQFEKIQPLLEQARRKTKPRTIDLYEVFCGVLYLLRTGCQWRALPSDFPKWRTVHSYFAKWSEPDETGVSLLERALKNQVGEKRERNACSTLLIVDAQSVKNTDTTTVKGYDAGKKVSEIKRHIAVDMQGLPHAVAISTAEVTDRKGALQALERCKPGLNRVQSLLCDSGYTGEPFAQGVRDILDEHVTVQIAKRSELHTFKVMPKRWIVERSFAWPDKNLRLWKNCERWLNTSLQFVHLAFLVLLLRRS from the exons ATGCGAACCAAGAAACACCCGAGCGACATCAGTCGCGAACAATTCGAGAAGATTCAGCCGTTGCTGGAGCAGGCGCGGCGCAAAACCAAGCCTCGAACGATAGATTTGTATGAGGTGTTTTGTGGGGTGCTGTATCTGCTGCGCACCGGTTGCCAGTGGAGGGCCCTGCCCAGCGACTTCCCCAAGTGGCGCACGGTGCACTCGTACTTTGCCAAGTGGAGTGAACCTGATGAAACTGGAGTGAGCCTGCTTGAGCGGGCGTTA AAAAATCAGGTTGGCGAGAAACGGGAGCGCAACGCCTGCAGCACGCTCTTGATCGTGGACGCGCAGAGCGTGAAGAACACGGACACGACAACCGTCAAAGGCTATGACGCAGGCAAGAAGGTTTCGGAGATCAAGCGCCACATTGCGGTTGATATGCAAGGGCTGCCGCATGCCGTGGCGATCAGTACGGCCGAGGTGACCGACCGCAAGGGGGCGTTGCAGGCGCTCGAGCGCTGCAAACCGGGTCTGAACCGCGTGCAAAGTCTGTTGTGTGACAGCGGCTACACAGGGGAGCCCTTCGCCCAGGGAGTACGAGACATACTGGATGAGCATGTCACAGTGCAAATCGCCAAACGCAGCGAATTACACACCTTCAAAGTCATGCCCAAGCGCTGGATTGTAGAGCGCAGCTTTGCCTGGCCCGACAAAAATCTGCGGCTGTGGAAAAACTGCGAGCGCTGGCTTAACACCAGTCTGCAGTTCGTCCATTTGGCGTTCTTGGTCTTGTTACTCAGAAGATCGTGA
- a CDS encoding GNAT family N-acetyltransferase, translating to MEIRIDDLSGPEVAELLQEHLRGMAENSPPESIHALDLTGLKKPEVTFWTVWDGAELMGCGALKELDAGHGELKSMRTATTHLRKGVASHLLRHILDEARQRNYRRVSLETGSMAAFQPAHQLYAHYGFTLCGPFADYIEDPNSLFMTIEL from the coding sequence ATGGAAATCAGGATTGATGATCTAAGCGGCCCTGAAGTGGCTGAGTTGTTACAGGAACATCTTCGGGGAATGGCGGAGAATTCGCCGCCGGAGAGCATTCATGCGTTGGATCTGACGGGCCTTAAAAAGCCTGAGGTAACCTTCTGGACTGTCTGGGACGGCGCTGAGTTGATGGGGTGCGGAGCGCTGAAAGAGCTGGACGCGGGGCACGGCGAGTTGAAATCCATGCGCACGGCGACTACCCACCTTCGCAAAGGCGTCGCCTCTCATTTGTTGCGTCATATTCTAGACGAAGCGCGTCAGCGTAATTACCGTCGCGTCAGCCTGGAAACCGGCTCTATGGCGGCCTTTCAACCCGCCCACCAACTCTACGCGCACTATGGTTTTACTCTGTGCGGCCCGTTTGCGGACTATATCGAAGATCCCAATAGCTTGTTTATGACGATCGAGTTGTAG
- a CDS encoding HrpE/YscL family type III secretion apparatus protein, protein MLSVIRLNDSQADFGPAGVLKSEDYRQLRDAEQTILEARHSADMIMQQAREAYEEEKKRGFEEGLREARHKQVELMLANAAQIIHSYQEIEQTLTNLVIESVRKILNEFDKEELAYQVVRKALYHIGEGAQVTVKIATDVAAPVRAKIKEALEFYPGLEKFEVIADPNLGDGDCQIESNFGVIRANVDDQMEALTQAMNSRILESQTL, encoded by the coding sequence ATGCTTTCTGTTATTCGATTGAACGACTCCCAGGCTGACTTTGGCCCCGCAGGTGTACTCAAGTCAGAGGATTATCGCCAGCTAAGAGATGCTGAGCAGACCATACTTGAGGCGCGGCATTCGGCTGACATGATTATGCAGCAGGCGCGGGAAGCCTATGAGGAAGAGAAAAAGCGAGGCTTCGAGGAAGGTCTGCGCGAGGCGCGTCATAAGCAAGTGGAGCTGATGCTCGCTAACGCCGCGCAAATCATTCACTCCTATCAGGAAATAGAGCAGACGCTGACCAATCTGGTGATTGAGTCCGTGCGCAAGATACTTAATGAATTCGACAAAGAAGAGCTTGCCTATCAGGTGGTGCGTAAAGCGCTCTACCACATTGGCGAAGGCGCGCAGGTAACGGTCAAGATCGCCACCGACGTGGCGGCGCCAGTACGCGCCAAGATCAAGGAGGCGCTGGAGTTCTACCCGGGCCTGGAAAAGTTCGAAGTCATCGCCGACCCAAACCTGGGCGACGGCGATTGCCAGATCGAAAGCAACTTCGGCGTCATCCGCGCCAATGTGGACGATCAAATGGAAGCGCTGACTCAGGCGATGAACAGCCGAATATTGGAAAGTCAGACTTTGTAA
- the sctT gene encoding type III secretion system export apparatus subunit SctT, whose translation MMTHLMSDTLTLFMFTVPRLLAAMSVMPFLSKSFFGGTLIRNGVVLSLSLFLFPIVDEGYKPETMEPFMYALIIFKEVIIGFCLGWLAALPFWALEAVGFFIDNQRGSTMASAMNPLTGSQASPVGILFVQTFTTLFFLGGNFLTLMGAIYASYHAWPIFSFFPRIELSAAGFFFAQLDYFMSIVVLFAAPLIACMFLAEFGLGLVSRFAPQLNVFFLSMPVKSLVCMVMLTFYVGVLMRIFDERYLRTFDLFKQLNVLWGS comes from the coding sequence ATGATGACCCATCTGATGAGCGACACGCTGACGCTGTTCATGTTCACCGTGCCGCGTCTGCTGGCGGCCATGTCGGTCATGCCGTTCCTGAGCAAAAGCTTCTTCGGCGGCACCTTGATCCGCAACGGCGTAGTGCTCAGTTTATCCCTGTTTCTGTTTCCAATAGTGGACGAAGGCTATAAGCCGGAAACCATGGAGCCGTTTATGTACGCGCTCATTATTTTCAAGGAAGTGATCATCGGATTCTGTCTTGGCTGGCTGGCGGCGCTGCCGTTCTGGGCGCTGGAGGCGGTGGGGTTCTTTATCGACAACCAACGCGGCTCCACCATGGCCAGCGCCATGAACCCGCTGACCGGTTCTCAGGCTTCCCCTGTAGGCATTCTGTTCGTACAGACCTTCACCACCCTGTTTTTTCTGGGAGGCAACTTCCTCACGCTGATGGGCGCTATTTACGCCAGTTATCACGCCTGGCCGATCTTCTCATTTTTCCCAAGGATCGAGCTGTCGGCGGCGGGCTTTTTCTTCGCCCAGCTGGATTACTTCATGAGTATCGTGGTGTTGTTCGCCGCCCCGCTGATCGCCTGCATGTTTCTGGCGGAGTTCGGCCTGGGCCTGGTCAGCCGCTTCGCGCCCCAGCTCAATGTTTTCTTCTTGTCCATGCCGGTAAAAAGCCTGGTGTGCATGGTGATGCTCACTTTCTATGTGGGCGTGTTGATGCGTATTTTCGACGAACGTTATCTGCGCACCTTTGATCTGTTCAAGCAGCTCAACGTGCTATGGGGGTCATGA
- the sctS gene encoding type III secretion system export apparatus subunit SctS, translating to MSEAEVIHYASQLLMLVLVLSMPTVIVAAVVGTLVSLVQSLTQIQDQTLSFAIKLIAVSITIMLTARWLGIEIYHFSMNILDHIELIGPS from the coding sequence ATGAGCGAAGCGGAAGTCATTCATTACGCCAGTCAGCTGCTGATGTTGGTGCTGGTGCTGTCGATGCCCACCGTCATCGTCGCGGCGGTGGTGGGCACGCTGGTGAGCCTGGTGCAGTCGTTGACCCAGATTCAGGATCAGACCCTGTCCTTCGCCATCAAGCTGATTGCGGTGTCCATCACCATCATGCTCACCGCGCGCTGGCTGGGCATTGAAATCTACCATTTTTCCATGAACATCCTTGACCACATTGAGTTGATCGGCCCCTCATGA
- a CDS encoding type III secretion system chaperone produces the protein MNIDTLIADLAKQLQLEDSLQLDEHGYLSLEVNDTLVVNLQWHAADEHLIIFSPLFKLPDDSEEPETLRKQNALLKMLLGANLFWQGTEGGTLSLDNDSGWLWLMDKYPFSVIAPPGVLSQRLLQHIETVKAFAEKGHDPAPTRKQAGDDSQANKQWIQG, from the coding sequence ATGAATATCGATACTCTGATCGCCGACCTGGCGAAACAGCTGCAGTTAGAAGATTCACTGCAACTGGACGAACATGGCTACCTCTCTCTGGAAGTGAACGACACCCTGGTTGTGAATCTGCAGTGGCATGCGGCGGACGAGCATCTGATCATTTTCTCCCCTTTGTTCAAACTTCCTGACGACAGCGAAGAACCTGAGACGCTAAGAAAGCAGAACGCCCTATTGAAAATGTTGCTGGGCGCCAATTTGTTCTGGCAGGGGACGGAGGGAGGAACCCTCTCTCTGGACAATGATTCCGGCTGGCTCTGGTTAATGGACAAGTATCCGTTCAGCGTCATTGCGCCTCCCGGCGTGTTGAGCCAACGCCTGCTCCAGCATATTGAAACGGTGAAAGCCTTCGCGGAAAAAGGCCATGATCCGGCGCCCACGCGCAAACAGGCTGGCGATGACTCTCAGGCCAACAAACAGTGGATTCAGGGTTAA
- the sctD gene encoding type III secretion system inner membrane ring subunit SctD: MSDWKLKILSGAHAGSELDLVVGKYVCGSDDNDDLVFQEPNLLAAHFSLQVEEQQIRLTLLQEGSRLLLNGEVSEQRDLVVEEVTPVAVDDFQFAVANGPAEWPQPLVPAAPAAQPKPASGAAAADAPASAPTTPLPSRSWSETFNRMKVGLGVMGACAGLLMMLAVGSMSNAEKSKEGVVAADRANLQSELSQTLGLSNVKVLALADGMSWLVEGYVNDAGELNRLARWLESKKLQATLKVKVTDELIKGAEIALTALGYSNVSVFKGDRPGFLVLKGNVDDDVAWKKNRGRLQVDVPGVIGFEDLVTADTKMALAPLPNLVVKGIYMGKTPFFVLSNGEKYFVGSQLNYGYRVEEITPHMLQLRRGDKLIQYRLGVD; this comes from the coding sequence ATGTCTGACTGGAAGCTGAAAATTCTCTCCGGAGCTCACGCAGGAAGCGAACTGGATCTGGTCGTTGGCAAGTATGTGTGTGGTAGCGACGATAACGATGATCTGGTGTTTCAGGAGCCTAACCTGCTCGCGGCGCACTTTTCACTGCAAGTCGAAGAACAGCAAATACGCCTGACTCTGCTGCAGGAGGGTAGCCGCTTGTTACTGAATGGCGAAGTGTCCGAGCAACGAGATTTGGTGGTGGAAGAAGTGACTCCGGTCGCTGTCGATGACTTCCAGTTCGCCGTCGCCAACGGTCCGGCGGAATGGCCGCAACCGTTGGTCCCCGCAGCGCCGGCGGCGCAGCCTAAGCCCGCGTCTGGCGCAGCTGCTGCGGATGCTCCCGCCAGTGCGCCAACAACGCCGCTGCCCAGTCGCAGCTGGTCGGAAACCTTCAATCGCATGAAGGTTGGGCTGGGCGTGATGGGCGCCTGCGCCGGTCTGCTGATGATGCTGGCGGTAGGCTCCATGTCCAATGCGGAGAAATCCAAAGAAGGCGTTGTCGCCGCTGACCGCGCCAACCTGCAAAGCGAGCTGTCGCAAACACTGGGATTGTCCAATGTGAAAGTTCTCGCGCTTGCGGATGGGATGAGCTGGCTGGTGGAAGGCTACGTGAACGACGCCGGAGAGTTAAATCGCTTGGCGCGCTGGCTGGAGTCGAAAAAACTACAGGCCACGCTCAAGGTGAAAGTGACCGATGAGCTGATTAAAGGCGCCGAAATTGCGCTGACCGCCCTTGGCTACTCCAACGTGTCTGTGTTCAAGGGGGACCGCCCCGGCTTTCTGGTGCTGAAAGGCAACGTGGACGATGACGTCGCGTGGAAAAAGAACCGTGGACGTTTGCAAGTGGACGTGCCAGGGGTTATCGGGTTCGAAGACCTGGTCACCGCAGACACCAAGATGGCGCTGGCGCCGTTGCCCAATCTGGTGGTGAAAGGCATTTACATGGGCAAAACCCCGTTCTTCGTACTCAGCAACGGGGAAAAGTACTTCGTCGGCAGCCAGCTCAACTATGGCTACCGCGTGGAGGAAATCACCCCTCATATGTTGCAGCTCCGCAGAGGAGACAAACTGATCCAATATCGATTAGGAGTGGACTAG
- a CDS encoding CesT family type III secretion system chaperone, whose translation MSTTLNKLIAEFAKKYGMPDLEQTPGGHFEWYVDANPVRFFESAGKIYVAAQVRKLPDEKRERGECVRTALKAALANADSHRESLYIDVNQDALCLYRCMASKELSLFDFEKLLESFMHALDCMTEITGAIGGYARRDIPVLAPHTRF comes from the coding sequence ATGAGCACGACACTCAACAAACTGATTGCAGAGTTTGCGAAGAAATACGGCATGCCGGATCTGGAGCAGACTCCGGGAGGCCATTTTGAATGGTATGTGGACGCCAATCCGGTGCGGTTTTTTGAGTCCGCCGGCAAGATCTACGTCGCCGCCCAGGTGCGCAAGCTACCGGATGAAAAGCGAGAGCGCGGCGAGTGCGTCAGAACCGCATTGAAGGCGGCGCTGGCCAATGCCGACTCCCATCGTGAATCCCTCTATATCGACGTCAATCAGGATGCGTTGTGTCTGTATCGCTGTATGGCGTCGAAAGAATTGTCCCTGTTCGATTTTGAAAAACTGCTGGAGTCCTTCATGCACGCATTGGATTGCATGACTGAGATTACCGGCGCTATTGGCGGCTACGCTCGCCGAGATATTCCTGTGCTGGCCCCGCATACCCGGTTCTGA
- the sctC gene encoding type III secretion system outer membrane ring subunit SctC has product MKFKGLIALLLTLVCSGAFAAEPRWNNSPYELYANGESLTDVLKNFAASYGIPVTVSSRIAGTVNGSFKGESPRQFLDILGKSFEFEWYYDGSTLHFFRGDEIVSRIITLTNIKTSQLRSAVEKVGIWDERFSWKEMPDKGMVYISGPSSMVDLIQETASVLESQVVTMPRRDQYSMQMFRLRYATAADRVQSYRGKEVVVPGMASVLRGALAAGQGKSGETSIGGPVGVLEGKRTSSPVTSDMPGTGERAWVEADGRTNSIIVYDRLERMPMYKALVRNLDQPSEQVEVNVSIISVSATNLKELGVSWQARDRKLGEFGYGGIDKQTPAPNKNQLAILGGADATFSTVLDSGLDYFIAKVNALVEDGDAQVVSRPSVVTSEHLEAVLDDSTTFHVRVQGNEQVDLFPVTVGSVLRVTPHIQRGEEQKGINLEVTIEDGQQTGEEVDRIPVIKTSSINTQTVVGLGQSLLIGGFFQDYESESVGGVPLLKDIPLLGMLFRTTNHNRKKMVKLFLMTPKIIDIPTGGLASNGRKIYGYAFQVGSSNKEGAVAIREYFDSRGFPTQMEVEKNGEKPIYSVAIGNYSRCDDTQRVAKAFPDALKGDASMINSCHPLTR; this is encoded by the coding sequence ATGAAATTTAAAGGCTTGATCGCTCTGTTGCTGACATTGGTTTGCTCCGGCGCATTCGCCGCTGAACCCCGCTGGAACAATTCGCCTTATGAGTTGTACGCCAACGGTGAATCGCTGACGGACGTATTGAAGAACTTCGCCGCCAGTTACGGTATTCCGGTAACGGTGAGCTCCCGCATCGCAGGGACGGTTAACGGCAGTTTCAAAGGAGAGTCGCCGCGTCAGTTCCTGGACATCTTGGGCAAATCCTTTGAGTTTGAGTGGTACTACGACGGCTCGACGCTGCACTTTTTCCGCGGTGATGAGATCGTCAGCCGCATCATTACGCTGACTAACATCAAAACGTCGCAACTACGCAGTGCGGTGGAGAAAGTCGGCATCTGGGACGAACGCTTCAGTTGGAAGGAGATGCCGGACAAAGGCATGGTCTATATCTCCGGCCCGTCCTCCATGGTGGATCTGATTCAGGAAACCGCCTCTGTGCTGGAAAGCCAGGTGGTGACGATGCCCCGTCGCGATCAGTACTCCATGCAGATGTTCCGTCTGCGCTACGCCACGGCGGCGGATCGTGTGCAAAGCTATCGCGGCAAAGAAGTGGTGGTCCCCGGGATGGCTTCCGTATTGCGGGGCGCTTTGGCCGCAGGGCAGGGTAAAAGCGGAGAAACCAGCATTGGCGGGCCTGTTGGCGTCCTGGAAGGTAAGAGAACATCCAGCCCGGTGACGTCGGATATGCCGGGCACCGGCGAGCGCGCCTGGGTAGAGGCGGATGGCCGCACTAACTCCATCATCGTGTACGACCGTCTGGAGCGCATGCCCATGTACAAGGCTCTGGTGCGCAATCTGGATCAGCCTTCTGAACAGGTGGAAGTGAATGTCTCCATTATCAGCGTCAGCGCCACCAACCTGAAAGAGCTGGGAGTGAGCTGGCAGGCCCGCGACCGGAAGCTGGGCGAATTCGGATACGGCGGCATCGACAAGCAGACTCCCGCGCCAAACAAAAACCAGCTGGCGATCCTGGGCGGCGCCGACGCGACTTTCTCCACGGTCTTGGATTCCGGCCTGGATTACTTCATCGCCAAGGTAAACGCCTTGGTGGAGGATGGCGATGCGCAGGTGGTGTCGAGACCCTCCGTGGTCACCAGCGAGCATTTGGAAGCGGTGCTGGACGATAGCACGACCTTCCATGTGCGTGTGCAGGGTAATGAACAGGTCGATCTGTTTCCTGTCACGGTGGGCTCGGTTCTGCGTGTGACGCCGCATATTCAGCGTGGTGAGGAACAGAAAGGCATCAACCTGGAAGTCACCATTGAAGACGGGCAGCAAACCGGTGAAGAGGTGGATCGAATTCCCGTCATCAAGACCAGCAGCATCAATACGCAAACCGTGGTGGGGCTGGGGCAGAGTCTGCTGATCGGCGGCTTCTTCCAGGATTATGAGAGCGAGTCCGTCGGTGGCGTGCCGTTGCTTAAGGATATCCCGCTGTTGGGCATGCTGTTCCGCACCACCAACCATAACCGCAAGAAGATGGTCAAGCTGTTCCTGATGACGCCAAAGATCATCGATATTCCTACCGGCGGACTGGCTTCTAACGGCCGCAAGATCTACGGCTACGCCTTCCAGGTGGGCAGCTCCAACAAAGAAGGCGCGGTGGCGATTCGTGAGTACTTCGACTCGCGCGGTTTCCCTACTCAGATGGAAGTCGAGAAAAACGGAGAAAAGCCAATTTATTCCGTCGCCATCGGAAACTATTCCCGCTGCGATGACACTCAAAGAGTAGCGAAGGCGTTCCCTGACGCATTGAAAGGCGACGCCAGCATGATTAACAGCTGCCACCCGCTGACCCGTTGA
- a CDS encoding SctK family type III secretion system sorting platform protein, which produces MIDLIPTSARYRNLMLRQVHDFYRYPADYLDSSWLSDDPHWEAIERLWRRPDSRKVMSDYILQRCGLVKTMDCDFAASHQRLPLLAGEALQRMIMLGGALAYSARIPKRAEAVAAPTELHRFAVSKAPFLARNAPAFCIDLGIADWMDQQAVSQGLRSAGLNMLACALTGVPQSVVKRLALKLPHAVSGMCDAAFMRQAAPEQIQEAQRLMLKLYREIDPSCFLLFD; this is translated from the coding sequence ATGATCGACCTTATTCCCACCTCGGCCCGTTACCGTAACCTGATGTTGCGACAGGTCCATGATTTTTATCGCTACCCGGCGGACTATCTGGATTCCAGTTGGCTGAGCGATGATCCGCATTGGGAAGCGATTGAGCGCCTGTGGCGGCGGCCGGACAGCCGCAAAGTTATGTCCGACTATATTCTGCAGCGTTGCGGGCTGGTCAAAACCATGGATTGTGACTTCGCCGCCTCTCATCAGAGACTGCCTTTGCTGGCGGGGGAGGCGTTGCAACGCATGATCATGCTGGGGGGCGCCTTAGCCTATTCGGCGCGCATTCCCAAACGTGCAGAAGCGGTGGCGGCGCCGACGGAACTGCATCGTTTCGCGGTGTCGAAAGCGCCGTTTCTGGCCAGAAATGCGCCGGCCTTTTGTATTGATCTCGGGATTGCGGACTGGATGGATCAGCAAGCCGTGTCCCAAGGACTGCGCTCCGCAGGCCTGAATATGCTGGCCTGTGCGCTGACCGGCGTTCCCCAATCCGTTGTCAAACGTCTGGCGTTGAAATTACCTCATGCAGTTAGCGGCATGTGCGACGCGGCATTCATGCGACAGGCTGCGCCTGAGCAGATTCAGGAAGCGCAACGCCTCATGCTTAAACTCTACCGGGAGATTGACCCATCATGCTTTCTGTTATTCGATTGA
- the sctU gene encoding type III secretion system export apparatus subunit SctU, giving the protein MSDEKTEKPTPKKLRDARKKGQVAHSKDVVSTATICAMFLLLLATSDTYLSHLSVLIELPAQYMDRPFLEALPMVVDNVLHELIYLTLMPIGVVMVSAILANFLQVGALFAVESLKPDLKKLNPVEGFKKIFSVKNLIEFVKSLIKVGVLSYLVYMLIKENLNDSARLHYCEVECIPNFVGTLLKQLILYSAITFIALAAADFFIQKQQFIKQQKMSKDEVKREYKQMEGSPEIKGKRKQIHREMMNTSIPAQVKKCSAIVTNPTHLAVGIYYEKGVEDVPKVMVKGADQMAKVIRKIAEEEGIPMMENVPLARGLWKRAQVNDYVPPDLFEAVAAVLQWVDSLDQQKQQR; this is encoded by the coding sequence ATGAGCGATGAAAAGACCGAAAAGCCCACCCCCAAAAAGCTCCGCGACGCCCGTAAAAAAGGCCAGGTCGCCCATAGTAAAGACGTGGTGTCCACCGCCACTATCTGCGCGATGTTTCTGTTGCTGCTGGCCACCTCCGACACCTATCTATCGCACTTGAGCGTCCTGATCGAACTGCCCGCGCAATACATGGACAGGCCATTTCTGGAAGCGCTGCCCATGGTGGTCGACAATGTGCTGCATGAGCTGATTTATCTGACGCTGATGCCCATCGGCGTGGTCATGGTCTCCGCTATTCTGGCCAACTTTCTGCAAGTCGGCGCGCTGTTCGCCGTGGAGTCGCTAAAGCCCGACCTCAAGAAGCTCAATCCGGTGGAAGGCTTCAAGAAAATCTTCTCCGTTAAAAACCTGATCGAGTTCGTCAAATCGCTGATCAAAGTGGGCGTGTTGTCCTATCTGGTCTATATGCTGATCAAGGAAAACCTCAATGACTCCGCCCGATTGCACTACTGTGAAGTGGAGTGCATCCCGAACTTTGTCGGGACATTGCTGAAACAGCTCATTCTGTATTCCGCCATTACTTTCATCGCTCTCGCGGCGGCGGACTTTTTCATCCAGAAACAACAGTTTATCAAGCAGCAGAAAATGAGTAAGGACGAGGTCAAACGGGAATACAAACAGATGGAGGGCAGCCCGGAAATCAAGGGCAAGCGCAAACAGATTCACCGTGAAATGATGAACACGTCTATTCCGGCGCAGGTGAAGAAGTGCTCCGCCATCGTCACCAACCCCACCCACCTGGCCGTCGGCATTTACTATGAAAAAGGCGTGGAGGACGTGCCCAAAGTCATGGTGAAAGGCGCGGATCAAATGGCCAAGGTCATCCGTAAGATCGCCGAAGAAGAAGGCATCCCCATGATGGAAAACGTGCCGCTCGCCCGAGGACTATGGAAACGAGCCCAGGTCAACGACTACGTGCCTCCTGACCTGTTTGAAGCCGTTGCGGCGGTACTGCAGTGGGTGGACAGTCTCGATCAGCAGAAACAGCAACGCTGA
- a CDS encoding ABC transporter substrate-binding protein encodes MSKSTVLAIGLLLLQGLWTPAALAEPPPIRICYEIDPMPPYSLSDADALRDRAGVLPELIHLAAERAGLQYKFYRRPWKRCIRDLEENRLDALFAAIWLKEREAWGVYPNINGELDANRRLWSSIYPIFIANDSKLQYSNGEFRGLKFGVGAPVGYVAYQKLEKMGVLAPSSLTPDIGFELLTRNRLDGYVIDQSIGRTLARNMGLSDAITTLPEPFLISDWYLVTSHKFYEERGQDAEALWNSLAQSREEAGDYLLEKYMRDE; translated from the coding sequence ATGTCCAAGTCCACCGTCCTGGCTATTGGTCTGCTGCTGTTACAAGGATTGTGGACGCCAGCCGCACTTGCGGAGCCGCCGCCCATTCGGATCTGCTATGAAATAGATCCCATGCCCCCCTATTCTCTATCCGATGCGGACGCCCTGCGTGATCGGGCTGGCGTCTTGCCGGAGCTGATTCATCTCGCTGCAGAGCGAGCCGGTCTGCAGTATAAGTTTTACCGCCGTCCCTGGAAGCGCTGCATTCGCGATCTGGAAGAAAACCGTCTGGATGCGCTTTTCGCCGCCATCTGGCTGAAAGAACGGGAAGCCTGGGGCGTTTACCCCAACATCAATGGCGAGCTGGACGCCAACCGACGCCTGTGGAGCTCTATCTATCCCATTTTCATCGCCAATGACAGCAAACTCCAATACAGCAATGGGGAGTTTCGGGGACTCAAGTTTGGCGTCGGCGCGCCTGTCGGCTACGTCGCTTATCAAAAGCTGGAAAAGATGGGCGTTCTGGCGCCCAGCAGCCTGACGCCAGATATCGGCTTCGAGCTTCTCACCCGTAACCGGCTCGACGGCTATGTCATCGACCAGTCCATTGGCCGCACCCTGGCGAGAAACATGGGGCTCAGCGACGCGATCACGACCCTCCCGGAACCCTTTCTCATCTCCGACTGGTATCTGGTCACCTCCCACAAATTCTACGAAGAACGCGGGCAGGACGCTGAAGCCCTTTGGAACTCTCTGGCGCAATCACGGGAGGAAGCGGGAGATTATCTGCTGGAGAAATACATGCGGGATGAATAA
- the sctJ gene encoding type III secretion system inner membrane ring lipoprotein SctJ codes for MKKRQIWRSGLCLLLLLLGGCKTELYSGLSQQEGNEMYAILRSTGFNVEMEVLGAGKDQNVRLKLPEQQVARAISVLQRQGYPKQHFATMGDIFAKDGLISSPTEEKARFIYAISQELSHTLSNIDGVLVARVHVVMQEGDKFDKNPKPSTASVFIKYVEDAPIETLTPKIKALVSNSILGLDYDQVSVALFPSSLKRITSPEEVSNGGMMYLWAGIGALLVLLLVGALYYAVRAGWIPRKIQTPAIQKLA; via the coding sequence ATGAAAAAGCGACAGATTTGGCGGTCCGGACTGTGTTTGCTGTTACTGCTGCTGGGCGGTTGCAAGACCGAGCTGTACAGCGGTTTGAGCCAGCAGGAAGGCAATGAGATGTATGCGATTCTCCGTTCCACGGGATTTAACGTGGAGATGGAAGTGCTGGGCGCCGGTAAAGACCAGAACGTGCGTCTGAAGCTGCCTGAGCAGCAGGTGGCCCGCGCCATCAGCGTGTTGCAGAGACAAGGCTATCCAAAGCAGCATTTCGCCACCATGGGGGATATCTTTGCTAAAGACGGCCTGATCTCTTCGCCCACTGAAGAGAAAGCGCGCTTCATCTACGCCATTTCCCAGGAGTTGTCGCACACATTGTCGAACATCGACGGCGTGTTGGTGGCGAGGGTGCATGTGGTGATGCAGGAAGGGGATAAATTCGACAAGAATCCCAAGCCCAGCACTGCCTCGGTATTTATCAAATACGTCGAGGATGCGCCAATCGAAACCCTGACGCCGAAGATTAAGGCGCTGGTCTCCAACAGTATTCTCGGCCTGGATTACGACCAAGTCTCCGTCGCTTTGTTTCCATCGAGCCTGAAGCGGATCACGTCTCCTGAGGAAGTATCCAATGGCGGCATGATGTATTTGTGGGCGGGTATCGGCGCGTTGCTGGTGCTGCTGCTTGTCGGCGCCTTGTACTACGCGGTGAGAGCGGGTTGGATTCCTCGTAAAATTCAGACTCCGGCCATCCAGAAACTGGCATGA